A stretch of Telopea speciosissima isolate NSW1024214 ecotype Mountain lineage chromosome 11, Tspe_v1, whole genome shotgun sequence DNA encodes these proteins:
- the LOC122646443 gene encoding probable GMP synthase [glutamine-hydrolyzing], giving the protein MSGAPIVRSMNVADSEVRPVLGPAGNKTRSTITRKPASKPLRKVEKTPELAVEEKRVPSAPVAASRPKLHSMNVPSILRRQEQLLHSNLSLNASCSSDASSDSFVSRASTGRITRARSTASRRKQAASKPEKVVPDSVSVPPLDTLEGKKRCAWVTPNTEPCYIAFHDEEWGVPVHDDKKLFELLVLSGALAELTWPAILSKRHIFREVFLDFDPVAVSKLSDKKITASGSTASCLLSELKLRAIIDNSRQVCKIIDEFGSFGKYILGFVNHKPIVSKFRYPRQVPVKTPKADVISKDLVRRGFRSVGPTVIYSFMQVAGITNDHLITCFRFQECITTAAGIEVVDDSKAKTEENKAEDMAGSEITRAMDELSIAE; this is encoded by the exons ATGTCGGGAGCTCCTATAGTAAGGTCCATGAACGTGGCCGACTCAGAGGTTCGGCCGGTCCTTGGGCCTGCTGGAAACAAGACGAGGTCAACAATTACAAGGAAACCTGCTTCCAAGCCTTTGCGGAAGGTGGAGAAAACGCCAGAACTTGCGGTTGAGGAGAAGAGAGTTCCTTCGGCTCCTGTTGCTGCTTCACGTCCTAAGCTTCACTCGATGAACGTTCCTTCAATTTTGCGGAGGCAGGAGCAGTTATTGCACTCTAATTTGTCGCTCAATGCGTCTTGTTCATCAGATGCTTCTTCTGATTCTTTTGTCAGTCGAGCTTCTACTGGAAGAATAACTCGAGCAAGAAGCACTGCAAGCCGCAGAAAGCAAGCTGCTTCAAAGCCAGAAAAAGTTGTTCCAGATAGTGTCTCCGTACCTCCACTTGATACGCTGGAAGGGAAAAAGAGGTGTGCCTGGGTGACACCAAATACTG AGCCATGTTATATTGCTTTCCATGATGAAGAATGGGGAGTTCCGGTCCATGATGACAA GAAACTGTTTGAGTTACTAGTCCTATCAGGTGCTTTGGCTGAACTTACATGGCCTGCAATTCTTAGCAAAAGGCACATATTTAG GGaagtctttttagattttgaccCAGTAGCAGTCTCAAAATTGAGCGACAAAAAGATCACAGCTTCAGGAAGCACAGCCAGCTGCTTATTATCAGAACTAAAGCTGCGAGCAATTATTGACAATTCACGTCAAGTTTGTAAG ATCATTGATGAGTTTGGTTCATTTGGAAAGTATATTTTGGGCTTTGTGAACCACAAGCCAATTGTCAGCAAATTCCGGTATCCTCGCCAGGTTCCAGTGAAGACTCCAAAAGCTGATGTGATAAGCAAAGACTTGGTCAGAAGGGGTTTCCGGAGCGTGGGGCCTACTGTGATCTATTCATTCATGCAAGTTGCTGGAATAACGAACGACCATCTAATTACTTGCTTCAGGTTCCAGGAATGCATAACCACAGCAGCAGGGATTGAAGTGGTGGATGACAGCAAAGCTAAAACTGAGGAGAATAAAGCCGAGGACATGGCGGGCTCAGAAATAACAAGGGCCATGGATGAGTTAAGTATCGCAGAATGA